The following proteins are co-located in the Pseudomonas sp. ATCC 13867 genome:
- a CDS encoding AraC family transcriptional regulator — MTALIRITSFTGFPELVGQLGGNPTQLLRRFRIDPRLLEDDEARVPFRALVDVLEYAAGELNCADFGLRLAEYQDLHVLGPVALIARNSATVGQALGEVSRFIGYHSPGIDVQLDRNDPEAPRLVIDLRLPGQLQQRQMQELAMGVAHNTMKLLCGARFSAKSLLLGGLTPLSAARYRRYFNTAVYTGQACNALVLRKEHLSQRVEQQDPQLHRVLLDYLSPFDAQAPAGLVHQVESLILRMLPTQRCRLALIAEQLGLHERVLQRRLAEQGCGFEALLEKARRSRAESYLAERHMPMSQVAGLLGYSEQSVFNRACRRWFGMTPLAMRRRLLEVTVVPDTGPGESA; from the coding sequence GTGACAGCTCTCATCCGTATCACCTCCTTCACCGGTTTCCCCGAGCTGGTGGGCCAACTGGGCGGCAATCCCACTCAACTGCTGAGGCGCTTCCGCATCGACCCGAGGCTGCTCGAGGACGATGAGGCCCGGGTACCGTTTCGCGCCCTGGTGGATGTCCTGGAGTACGCCGCAGGCGAGCTGAACTGCGCGGATTTCGGGCTGCGCCTGGCGGAGTACCAGGACCTGCATGTCCTTGGGCCGGTGGCCCTGATCGCACGCAACTCTGCCACCGTCGGCCAGGCGCTGGGGGAGGTCTCGCGGTTCATCGGCTACCACAGCCCCGGCATCGACGTTCAACTCGACCGCAACGACCCGGAGGCGCCGCGACTGGTGATCGATCTCCGCCTGCCGGGCCAGTTGCAGCAGCGGCAGATGCAGGAACTGGCGATGGGGGTGGCGCACAACACGATGAAGCTGCTTTGCGGCGCCCGGTTCAGTGCGAAATCCCTGTTGCTGGGCGGCCTCACGCCGCTCTCCGCGGCGCGTTACCGGCGCTACTTCAATACCGCGGTCTACACCGGGCAGGCCTGCAACGCGCTGGTGCTGCGCAAGGAACACCTCAGCCAGCGGGTGGAGCAGCAGGACCCGCAACTGCACCGCGTGCTGCTCGATTACCTCAGCCCCTTCGATGCCCAGGCCCCGGCGGGCCTGGTGCATCAGGTCGAGAGTCTGATCCTGCGGATGTTGCCGACCCAGCGCTGCCGCCTGGCGCTGATCGCCGAGCAGTTGGGGTTGCACGAGCGGGTCCTGCAGCGGCGCCTGGCCGAACAGGGCTGCGGATTCGAGGCGCTGCTGGAAAAGGCCCGGCGCTCACGCGCCGAGAGCTATCTCGCCGAGCGCCACATGCCCATGTCGCAGGTCGCCGGCCTTCTGGGCTACAGCGAACAGAGCGTATTCAACCGGGCCTGCCGGCGCTGGTTCGGCATGACGCCGCTGGCCATGCGGCGCCGGCTTCTCGAGGTTACCGTTGTGCCGGACACGGGGCCGGGCGAGTCCGCGTGA
- a CDS encoding PqiB family protein — MVQDTDKQAQPGHGDVQTRRWNVSLVWIVPIVALLIGASLVVRNWMQEGPTISISFRTGEGLVAHKTQVKYRSVVIGEVSSVELAPDRKSVIAKVQLSKEAESFASRSARFWVVRPRIGAGGVSGVDTLLSGSFIGADSGDSNIPEKSFTGLESPPPITYGEKGKRFMLTAGDLGSLDIGSSIYYRKIPVGQVVSYALKADGKGVDIGVFVEAPYDAFVTQDSRFWNASGVDVAVDANGLKVNTESLSSVLVGGLAFGTPDYAGDAKPATDQQAFELFADRDTALAPPSGKPLYLRLRFDQAMRGLSVGAPVEFMGVPFGKVTSLKLDYDQAKQSFPVMVDAVVYPERLGPVHQKMLKVFHHAPEDEAGTRRLLGAFVEHGLRAQARSGNLITGQMYVSLDFYPDAKPVAFDAGAQPFSIPTVPGSLDKLQEQLQQVVERISKLPLERIANNLDGNLRELQASLKQFNTQTLPGVTSTLAEVRQTLQTANSALAEDSPQREKLSDTLNELDRMSRSLRDLSDYLGRHPESLLRGRPKSSDANNLQP, encoded by the coding sequence ATGGTGCAGGACACCGATAAGCAGGCGCAGCCAGGACACGGGGACGTGCAGACCCGGCGCTGGAACGTATCGCTGGTCTGGATAGTGCCGATCGTCGCGCTGCTGATCGGCGCTTCCCTGGTGGTCCGCAACTGGATGCAGGAGGGGCCGACGATCTCGATTTCCTTCCGCACGGGCGAGGGCCTGGTGGCGCACAAGACCCAGGTGAAGTACCGCAGCGTGGTGATCGGCGAGGTGAGTTCGGTGGAACTGGCGCCCGACCGCAAGAGCGTGATCGCCAAGGTGCAGTTGTCCAAGGAGGCCGAGTCCTTCGCCAGCCGCAGCGCGCGGTTCTGGGTGGTGCGCCCGCGCATCGGCGCCGGAGGTGTTTCCGGCGTGGACACACTGCTGTCGGGCAGCTTCATCGGCGCCGACTCCGGCGATTCGAACATCCCCGAGAAGAGTTTCACCGGCCTGGAGTCGCCGCCGCCGATCACCTATGGCGAGAAGGGCAAGCGCTTCATGCTGACGGCTGGCGACCTGGGTTCGCTGGATATCGGCTCGTCGATCTACTACCGGAAGATTCCGGTGGGGCAGGTGGTGTCCTATGCCTTGAAGGCGGACGGCAAGGGCGTGGACATCGGCGTCTTCGTCGAGGCGCCCTACGACGCCTTCGTCACCCAGGACTCGCGCTTCTGGAACGCCAGCGGCGTGGATGTGGCGGTGGATGCCAACGGCCTGAAGGTCAACACCGAATCGCTGTCCTCGGTCCTGGTCGGCGGCCTGGCCTTCGGCACCCCTGACTATGCCGGCGATGCCAAGCCGGCGACGGACCAGCAGGCCTTCGAGCTGTTCGCCGACCGCGACACGGCACTGGCGCCGCCCAGCGGCAAGCCGCTCTACCTGCGCCTGCGTTTCGACCAGGCCATGCGCGGCCTGTCCGTGGGCGCGCCGGTAGAGTTCATGGGCGTGCCGTTCGGCAAGGTCACCTCGTTGAAGCTGGACTACGACCAGGCCAAGCAGAGCTTCCCGGTCATGGTCGATGCGGTGGTTTACCCGGAACGCCTGGGGCCCGTGCACCAGAAGATGCTCAAGGTCTTCCACCACGCGCCGGAGGACGAGGCCGGCACCCGGAGGCTGCTCGGCGCGTTCGTCGAGCATGGCCTGCGGGCCCAGGCGCGCAGCGGCAACCTGATCACCGGGCAGATGTACGTTTCCCTGGACTTCTACCCCGACGCCAAACCGGTCGCCTTCGATGCCGGCGCCCAGCCATTCTCCATTCCCACCGTCCCCGGCAGCCTGGACAAGCTGCAGGAGCAGTTGCAGCAGGTGGTGGAACGCATCAGCAAACTGCCGCTGGAACGTATCGCCAACAACCTGGACGGCAACCTGCGCGAACTGCAGGCCAGCCTGAAGCAGTTCAACACCCAGACGCTGCCGGGCGTGACCAGCACCCTGGCCGAGGTACGGCAGACCTTGCAGACGGCCAACTCGGCGCTGGCGGAAGATTCGCCGCAGCGCGAGAAGCTCAGCGACACGCTGAACGAACTGGATCGCATGTCGCGCTCGCTGCGCGACCTCTCCGACTACCTCGGCAGGCACCCCGAATCGCTGCTTCGCGGCCGCCCGAAGTCCTCGGACGCGAACAACCTGCAGCCCTGA
- a CDS encoding paraquat-inducible protein A, whose protein sequence is MPQAHDLIICEYCDAVYQRASLQRHQRALCVRCGGVLQRHIALTIQQRLALSLTGAVLLAFANLYPVMTINMQGLSNSATLWDSVMILSTGSITFIALVVALAIILAPMLQVALLIWVLGFALGGQRAPGFALCMRALEGVRPWSMLEVCLLGALVAVIKLAGLLEVIPGIGLMALAALSMLLIYVAGRDIRDLWGQV, encoded by the coding sequence ATGCCCCAGGCCCATGACCTGATCATCTGCGAATACTGCGACGCCGTTTACCAGCGCGCTTCGTTGCAGCGTCACCAGCGCGCGCTGTGCGTGCGTTGCGGCGGCGTGCTGCAGCGGCATATCGCGCTGACCATCCAGCAGCGCCTGGCCCTGAGCCTGACCGGCGCGGTGCTGCTGGCCTTCGCCAACCTTTACCCGGTGATGACCATCAACATGCAGGGGCTGAGCAATTCGGCGACCCTCTGGGACTCGGTGATGATCCTCAGTACCGGCAGCATCACCTTCATCGCCCTGGTGGTGGCCCTGGCCATCATCCTCGCGCCCATGCTTCAGGTGGCGCTGCTCATCTGGGTGCTGGGGTTCGCCCTGGGAGGGCAGCGCGCGCCGGGCTTCGCTCTGTGCATGCGCGCCCTGGAAGGGGTCCGCCCCTGGAGCATGCTGGAGGTTTGCCTGCTCGGCGCCCTGGTGGCGGTGATCAAGCTGGCCGGGCTGCTGGAAGTGATTCCGGGCATCGGCCTGATGGCCCTGGCCGCCTTGAGCATGCTGCTGATCTATGTGGCCGGACGCGACATCCGCGACCTCTGGGGGCAGGTGTGA
- a CDS encoding PqiC family protein codes for MPKLPTLLIAGLLPLFWGCSSAPIHYHTLVPSQPERGTGSNIRVERVSLPPQVDRSQIVVRQGGSGLAILETEWWGANLVDEFQNALQDQLGSPSGGLAPALVQVEVQRFDSVPGRYALLDATWRLKRPGVQEDLTCRTTVQSPADNRVESLVSAHQANLRKLADAVARAARSGQGRCPASAG; via the coding sequence ATGCCGAAGCTGCCGACGCTGCTCATTGCCGGGCTGCTCCCGTTGTTCTGGGGATGCAGCAGCGCGCCGATCCACTACCACACCCTGGTGCCGTCGCAGCCGGAGCGGGGGACGGGCAGCAACATCCGTGTCGAGCGGGTCAGCCTGCCGCCCCAGGTGGACCGCTCGCAGATCGTCGTGCGCCAGGGCGGCAGCGGCCTGGCCATCCTGGAAACCGAATGGTGGGGTGCCAATCTGGTGGACGAGTTCCAGAACGCGCTGCAGGACCAGCTTGGCAGCCCCAGCGGTGGCCTCGCCCCTGCGCTGGTGCAGGTCGAGGTACAGCGCTTCGACTCGGTGCCCGGCCGCTATGCGCTGCTGGACGCCACCTGGCGCCTGAAACGCCCCGGCGTCCAGGAGGACCTGACCTGCCGCACTACCGTGCAGAGTCCGGCGGATAACCGCGTGGAGAGCCTGGTGAGCGCGCACCAGGCCAACCTGCGCAAGCTGGCGGACGCCGTCGCCCGGGCCGCGCGTTCCGGGCAGGGGCGTTGCCCGGCATCCGCGGGTTGA
- a CDS encoding fused MFS/spermidine synthase, which yields MSSSRSAERTTRPGKQSRLLIPALLLFVSGGAALVYQVLWVKQLSLVVGVEVFAVTTAISAFFAGLALGGLAFGRWADRLRRPILLYAALELLVAVLGVAATLALSAAAEPFARLEERVGLLAWLLPFLLVGGPAFFMGGTLPVLIRAVQPDTEHMGRAGGGLYAANTTGAIAGTLLAAFLLLPTLGVMGSAYAAAALNLLAAVGALIAQRGAVEPAAQAVAASGKRSPAARLAIALYCLAGGVALGYEVVWTQSIVQFMSTRAFAFAVVLATYLLGLVLGSALYARRADRIRDPWGVFAMLIAAAGLLAILQIAGLGQWLVAAQGRAEYWVLSLGGSELAGMSARFAVAALCVVFLPTTLLGAAFPLALRLSVDSGHVGRDVGLVVALNTLGGILGVILTGFVLVPTLGLVRTLAVLAILAAAIGLLAVWRGVGVGKGGRLAVVAIALATLATSVLTSPRHLAELMPAARHGQITFYQEGRGGTVAVVEQGKGDRRFNRLYIQGVSNTGDAMPSLRYMRLQALLPLLIHRGEPRSSLVIGFGTGITAGAMLRYRDLQHPVVAELLPEVLAAAPHFQGTFGAISDPRLEIRLRDGRRELLRSDERYDMITLEPPPPSAAGVVNLYSRDFYRLAARRLQENGVVAQWLPLPTQNDEDSRSLVRSFIDVFPYASLWTTEFHEMLMVGSLQPQQLDVPRIRQRFEQPEVAAALREVGVDSPQALLATWITDRDGLQRYAGDAPAVTDDQPRIEYAPWVRSREITRVLPTLLALRSAPPLEAAEPSFRGAVDDQWQSLRRFYGLGLHAYRGERDAWARDVRQIAREEGDNPYYRWFLGGP from the coding sequence ATGAGTTCCTCCCGCAGCGCAGAACGAACCACCCGTCCGGGTAAACAGTCGCGACTGCTGATTCCCGCGCTGTTGCTGTTCGTCTCGGGGGGCGCGGCGCTGGTCTACCAGGTGCTGTGGGTCAAGCAACTGTCGCTTGTGGTCGGCGTCGAAGTCTTCGCCGTGACCACGGCGATCAGTGCCTTTTTCGCCGGGCTGGCCCTGGGTGGGCTGGCCTTCGGGCGCTGGGCCGACCGCCTGCGGCGTCCGATCCTCCTGTATGCGGCCCTCGAGCTACTGGTCGCCGTCCTCGGAGTCGCCGCCACGCTGGCACTGTCCGCCGCCGCGGAGCCCTTTGCCCGCCTGGAGGAGCGTGTCGGCCTGCTGGCCTGGCTGCTACCGTTCCTGCTGGTCGGCGGGCCTGCGTTCTTCATGGGCGGCACACTGCCGGTGCTGATCCGCGCCGTGCAACCCGATACCGAACACATGGGCCGCGCCGGCGGCGGGCTGTATGCCGCCAACACCACCGGCGCCATCGCCGGAACCCTGCTGGCGGCCTTCCTGTTGCTGCCAACCCTGGGCGTGATGGGCAGCGCCTATGCCGCTGCCGCGCTCAATCTGCTGGCCGCCGTGGGCGCGCTGATCGCCCAGCGCGGCGCCGTCGAACCGGCAGCCCAGGCTGTCGCCGCCAGCGGGAAACGCAGCCCGGCGGCGCGCCTGGCGATTGCGCTGTATTGCCTCGCCGGGGGCGTGGCGCTGGGCTACGAGGTGGTGTGGACGCAGTCCATCGTACAGTTCATGAGCACCCGCGCCTTCGCCTTTGCGGTGGTGCTGGCCACCTACCTGCTCGGCCTGGTGCTGGGCAGTGCGCTCTACGCGCGGCGAGCCGATCGGATCCGCGATCCCTGGGGCGTGTTCGCGATGCTGATCGCCGCCGCCGGCCTGCTGGCCATCCTGCAGATCGCCGGGCTCGGCCAGTGGCTGGTGGCGGCGCAGGGTCGCGCTGAATACTGGGTGCTGAGCCTGGGTGGCAGCGAGCTGGCGGGGATGTCCGCGCGCTTCGCGGTGGCCGCGCTGTGCGTGGTGTTCCTGCCGACCACCTTGCTCGGCGCGGCGTTCCCCCTGGCGCTGCGCCTGTCGGTGGACAGCGGTCACGTTGGCCGCGATGTCGGTCTGGTGGTGGCGTTGAACACCCTGGGCGGCATCCTCGGCGTCATCCTGACCGGTTTCGTGCTGGTGCCGACGCTGGGCCTGGTGCGCACCCTGGCGGTACTCGCCATCCTGGCCGCGGCCATCGGCCTGCTGGCGGTCTGGCGCGGGGTGGGCGTCGGGAAGGGCGGGCGCCTCGCCGTCGTGGCGATCGCCCTCGCGACCCTGGCGACCAGCGTGCTGACCTCGCCGCGCCATCTCGCCGAGCTGATGCCGGCGGCACGCCACGGCCAGATCACCTTCTACCAGGAAGGGCGCGGCGGCACCGTCGCCGTGGTGGAGCAGGGCAAGGGCGATCGACGCTTCAACCGTCTGTACATCCAGGGCGTTTCCAATACCGGCGATGCCATGCCTTCACTGCGCTACATGCGCCTGCAGGCGCTGTTGCCGCTGCTGATCCATCGTGGCGAGCCGCGTTCCTCGCTGGTCATCGGCTTCGGCACCGGCATCACCGCCGGCGCGATGCTGCGCTACCGCGACCTGCAGCATCCGGTGGTGGCCGAACTACTGCCCGAAGTGCTGGCCGCCGCGCCCCACTTCCAGGGTACGTTCGGCGCCATCAGCGATCCGCGCCTGGAAATCCGCCTGCGCGACGGGCGCCGCGAACTGCTGCGCAGCGACGAGCGCTACGACATGATCACTCTGGAGCCACCACCACCGTCGGCCGCCGGGGTGGTCAACCTGTACTCGCGGGACTTCTACCGCCTGGCCGCCCGGCGCCTGCAGGAAAACGGCGTCGTCGCCCAATGGCTGCCGCTGCCGACGCAGAATGACGAAGACAGCCGCTCGCTGGTGCGCAGCTTCATCGACGTATTCCCCTACGCCTCGCTGTGGACCACCGAGTTCCACGAGATGCTGATGGTCGGCTCGTTGCAGCCCCAGCAGTTGGATGTCCCGCGTATCCGCCAGCGCTTCGAGCAACCGGAAGTCGCCGCGGCCCTGCGCGAAGTGGGGGTCGATTCGCCGCAAGCGCTGCTCGCCACCTGGATCACCGACCGCGATGGCCTGCAGCGCTACGCAGGCGATGCCCCGGCGGTGACCGACGACCAGCCGCGCATCGAATACGCACCCTGGGTACGCTCCCGGGAAATCACCCGGGTGTTGCCGACCCTGCTGGCGTTGCGCTCGGCGCCGCCGCTGGAAGCGGCCGAACCCTCGTTCCGGGGTGCGGTGGACGACCAGTGGCAAAGCCTGCGCCGCTTCTACGGCCTGGGCCTGCACGCCTACCGTGGCGAGCGCGACGCCTGGGCGCGGGATGTACGGCAGATCGCCCGGGAGGAGGGCGATAACCCGTACTACCGCTGGTTCCTGGGAGGGCCCTGA
- a CDS encoding AI-2E family transporter, giving the protein MTSRKFLEISGAREYLDVLIRAGLIAGLVIFCYEIFRPFLGVMLWAVILAVTLYPLNSRIANGIGISPGKAAILLVLLALVCLIAPLAFLGESIASSVQAALHSAQDWKLEIPPPTPAVQEWPVIGEPLFRIWNHASGDLSWALQQVVPHLKDLSKTLLVKLAGVGTGVLVFVVALIIAGVIMANGQRGAHRATVIAQRIFSPERGQELATLCAATIRAVAQGVVGIAFIQMLLIGVALVLMGVPGAGLIALLVLLLGIMQLPVLLITLPVVLYVFSQDGVGATTILFAIWTIAAGLSDNVLKPLMLGRGVAVPMPVVLIGALGGMISNGIIGLFIGPVVLAVGYELFNSWVDQLASQQAAAVEVDDGQAERSDSSR; this is encoded by the coding sequence ATGACCAGTCGAAAATTCCTCGAGATCAGCGGTGCCCGCGAATACCTGGATGTCCTGATCCGGGCGGGCCTGATCGCCGGCCTGGTGATCTTCTGCTACGAGATCTTTCGTCCCTTCCTCGGCGTCATGCTCTGGGCGGTGATACTGGCCGTCACCCTGTACCCGCTCAATTCACGCATCGCCAACGGCATCGGTATCTCCCCCGGCAAGGCGGCCATCCTGCTGGTGCTGCTGGCTCTGGTCTGCCTGATCGCGCCGCTGGCGTTCCTCGGCGAATCCATCGCCAGCTCGGTGCAGGCGGCCCTGCACTCGGCCCAGGACTGGAAGCTGGAAATCCCGCCGCCCACCCCGGCGGTACAGGAGTGGCCGGTGATCGGCGAACCGCTCTTCCGCATCTGGAACCACGCCTCCGGGGACCTGAGCTGGGCCCTGCAGCAGGTAGTGCCGCACCTGAAGGACCTCAGCAAGACGCTGCTGGTGAAACTGGCCGGGGTCGGCACTGGCGTGCTGGTCTTCGTCGTCGCCCTGATCATCGCCGGCGTGATCATGGCCAACGGCCAACGCGGCGCACACCGCGCCACGGTCATCGCCCAGCGTATCTTCAGCCCGGAACGGGGGCAGGAACTGGCCACGCTGTGCGCCGCCACCATTCGCGCGGTGGCCCAGGGCGTGGTGGGCATCGCCTTCATCCAGATGCTGCTGATCGGCGTGGCGCTGGTGCTGATGGGCGTACCGGGCGCGGGCCTGATCGCCCTGCTGGTGCTGCTGCTGGGCATCATGCAGCTCCCGGTACTGCTGATCACCCTGCCGGTGGTGCTGTACGTCTTCAGCCAGGACGGCGTGGGTGCCACCACCATCCTGTTCGCCATCTGGACCATCGCCGCCGGGCTCTCGGACAACGTGCTCAAGCCGCTGATGCTGGGGCGCGGCGTCGCCGTGCCCATGCCGGTGGTCCTGATCGGCGCCCTGGGCGGGATGATCAGTAACGGCATCATCGGCCTGTTCATCGGTCCCGTGGTGCTGGCCGTGGGCTATGAGCTGTTCAATTCGTGGGTGGATCAGCTCGCCTCGCAACAGGCGGCGGCCGTGGAGGTCGATGACGGGCAAGCCGAGCGCAGCGACAGCTCCCGCTGA
- a CDS encoding paraquat-inducible protein A — MSSPPLAPELNLCLCHGCGHACDLGLGAHRCERCGAPLHARKADAIHRGWAYLIAALVFYVPANLLPVMRTEMLGQGVDSTIGGGVLEFWEAGAWDIALIIFIASIGVPAIKFFSLGLLLFTAQRHSTWARRQRSQLFRFVELIGYWSMLDVMVVALVAALVQMHGLGTIEPRPGILFFGLVVVLTMLSAMSFDPRLIWDSDPQKGDRVDGAGHR; from the coding sequence GTGAGCTCGCCACCACTGGCCCCGGAACTGAACCTCTGCCTGTGTCACGGCTGCGGCCATGCCTGCGACCTGGGGCTTGGCGCGCACCGGTGCGAGCGCTGCGGCGCGCCGTTGCATGCGCGCAAGGCCGATGCCATCCATCGCGGCTGGGCCTACCTGATCGCCGCCCTGGTGTTCTATGTGCCGGCGAACCTGCTGCCGGTGATGCGCACGGAAATGCTTGGCCAGGGCGTCGACAGCACCATCGGTGGCGGCGTGCTGGAGTTCTGGGAAGCGGGCGCCTGGGACATCGCACTGATCATCTTCATCGCCAGCATCGGTGTGCCGGCGATCAAATTCTTCTCCCTGGGCCTGCTGCTGTTCACGGCCCAGCGCCACAGCACCTGGGCGCGCCGGCAGCGCTCGCAGCTGTTTCGCTTCGTGGAACTGATCGGCTACTGGTCGATGCTCGACGTGATGGTCGTGGCGCTGGTCGCCGCCCTGGTGCAGATGCACGGGCTGGGTACCATCGAGCCGCGTCCCGGCATCCTGTTCTTCGGCCTGGTGGTGGTGCTCACCATGCTCTCGGCCATGAGTTTCGATCCACGTCTGATCTGGGACAGCGATCCGCAGAAGGGAGACCGAGTCGATGGTGCAGGACACCGATAA